From the Roseibium salinum genome, one window contains:
- a CDS encoding DnaJ C-terminal domain-containing protein, with product MNQAYEIVGDKEKRAQFDRGEIDAEGRQRFQSHGFEGYPGGFEDFGAAGGARGFKSTAGGGSFDDILNDIFGSFGGGRARPGAGAGAGPGAGFAGGARARTAPRTKGKNAEIVARVSLEDIVNSGKTQVTLPSGKTVNVTLPKGVEEGEKIRLKGQGYPGENGGPAGDAMVEVRFKPHKLFEVKGSDLHLDLPLALYEAVLGAKVRTPTLSGAVNLAIPPNSSSGKTMRLKGKGLPTKTSGHGDLLVKLQIIMPPHNDEELETLMKAWKEITPYRARGPEFD from the coding sequence GTGAACCAGGCCTACGAGATCGTTGGCGACAAGGAAAAGCGCGCCCAGTTTGACCGCGGCGAAATCGATGCGGAAGGAAGACAGCGCTTCCAGTCCCATGGATTTGAAGGCTATCCGGGCGGTTTCGAAGACTTCGGCGCCGCAGGCGGGGCGCGCGGCTTCAAGTCGACCGCGGGCGGCGGAAGCTTCGACGACATTCTGAACGATATTTTCGGAAGCTTCGGCGGCGGCCGCGCGCGCCCTGGTGCCGGCGCGGGCGCAGGCCCCGGAGCCGGTTTTGCTGGCGGCGCACGTGCCAGGACGGCACCGAGAACCAAGGGCAAGAACGCGGAAATCGTGGCGCGCGTATCGCTGGAAGACATCGTCAATTCCGGCAAGACGCAAGTGACGCTGCCGAGCGGCAAGACCGTCAACGTCACGCTGCCCAAAGGGGTTGAGGAAGGCGAGAAGATCCGACTGAAGGGTCAGGGCTATCCGGGCGAGAACGGCGGCCCGGCAGGCGATGCCATGGTCGAGGTCCGCTTCAAGCCTCACAAACTGTTCGAGGTCAAGGGCTCGGACCTGCATCTGGATCTGCCGCTCGCGCTCTATGAGGCCGTGCTCGGTGCCAAGGTCCGCACTCCGACACTTTCCGGTGCTGTCAACCTGGCCATTCCGCCCAATTCCTCCAGCGGCAAGACGATGAGGTTGAAGGGCAAGGGCCTGCCGACCAAGACCAGCGGCCATGGCGACCTGCTCGTCAAGCTCCAGATCATCATGCCGCCTCACAACGACGAGGAGTTGGAGACCCTGATGAAGGCCTGGAAGGAAATCACCCCCTACCGGGCGCGCGGACCGGAGTTTGACTGA
- a CDS encoding MarR family winged helix-turn-helix transcriptional regulator — protein sequence MVEDVVRSLGYATLGSRLKRIGERLQAETQELAGELAGTDLPTPHNPVLAALDLHGPLSIGDLAKALGHSQPGVTRMINKMKADGLVVGQPDDRDRRVSTIALTEKGAVLVATLRATLWPAVTLAVENACAQLSGPFLEQLAQLEDALAEVPITQRVPSPPLPDWDSLARRREEG from the coding sequence ATGGTTGAAGACGTTGTCCGCTCGCTGGGATACGCCACTCTCGGCAGCCGGTTGAAAAGGATCGGAGAAAGACTGCAGGCGGAAACGCAGGAGCTGGCGGGGGAACTCGCCGGAACGGATCTGCCGACGCCGCACAACCCGGTCCTGGCGGCGCTGGATCTTCATGGTCCCTTGAGCATCGGCGATCTCGCCAAGGCCCTAGGGCACAGCCAGCCCGGGGTCACGAGGATGATCAACAAGATGAAGGCGGACGGCCTTGTGGTGGGTCAGCCGGATGACAGGGACAGGCGGGTGAGCACCATCGCGCTGACGGAGAAGGGCGCAGTGCTCGTCGCGACATTGCGCGCCACGCTCTGGCCGGCGGTGACGCTTGCCGTCGAAAACGCCTGCGCGCAGCTCAGCGGACCGTTTCTGGAGCAGCTCGCACAGCTCGAAGACGCGCTGGCCGAGGTCCCGATCACGCAACGCGTTCCATCGCCGCCATTGCCCGATTGGGACAGCCTCGCCCGACGCCGGGAGGAAGGCTGA
- a CDS encoding antibiotic biosynthesis monooxygenase: MIKRIWHGWTTLENAATYLEVLTTQVIPGIEAKNIPGFLGIEVLRRELADEVEFLTIMSFRSLNDVGAFQGADYERCYVPDVARSVLKRWDEVSQHYELKDARSYE, from the coding sequence ATGATCAAGCGCATATGGCATGGCTGGACCACGCTTGAAAATGCCGCGACCTATCTCGAAGTATTGACCACCCAAGTCATACCGGGGATCGAGGCAAAGAATATCCCTGGATTTCTCGGCATCGAGGTGCTGCGGCGGGAGCTTGCGGACGAGGTGGAATTCCTCACCATCATGAGTTTTCGCTCGCTCAACGACGTTGGCGCCTTTCAAGGCGCGGATTACGAGCGCTGCTATGTGCCCGATGTGGCGAGGTCCGTGCTGAAACGCTGGGACGAGGTTTCGCAGCACTACGAGCTCAAAGATGCACGCAGCTATGAATAA
- a CDS encoding GNAT family N-acetyltransferase: MTHPLSRAVWSALTTRQDAFAAGGTLARRFDPAVSPFAAARDNSPAALEALAELVGPGADRVYLLQGEDIALPDSLEAEMTAPGVLMTERTPSSRPAGDAAIVALGPQDIPEMVALAELTRPGPFTSRTPDLGTFWGVKLDGRLAAMAGTRLALDGYTEISGICTHPDYRGRGLASVLFVHVAAEIRKRGDTPILHSYADNHGAIALYRKLGFEIWSRVNVAVVRRRA; encoded by the coding sequence GTGACACACCCGCTCAGCCGCGCCGTCTGGTCGGCGCTGACCACGAGACAGGACGCCTTTGCCGCCGGCGGCACGCTGGCCCGGCGCTTCGATCCAGCCGTTTCCCCGTTTGCGGCCGCGAGGGACAATTCGCCGGCGGCGCTCGAGGCGCTTGCCGAGCTTGTTGGGCCCGGAGCCGACCGCGTCTACCTGCTGCAGGGCGAGGACATTGCCCTGCCTGATAGCCTGGAGGCCGAGATGACGGCACCCGGCGTCCTGATGACGGAGCGCACCCCTTCATCCAGACCGGCAGGGGACGCAGCGATCGTGGCCCTCGGGCCGCAAGACATTCCGGAAATGGTTGCTCTCGCGGAGCTGACCAGACCCGGTCCGTTTACGTCCCGCACGCCAGACCTCGGGACGTTCTGGGGAGTGAAGCTCGACGGGCGCCTTGCCGCCATGGCGGGGACGCGGCTCGCCCTCGACGGCTACACGGAGATTAGCGGCATCTGCACCCATCCCGATTATCGCGGCCGCGGGCTCGCCTCCGTGCTCTTCGTTCATGTAGCCGCCGAAATCCGGAAGCGGGGCGACACGCCCATCCTGCATTCCTATGCGGACAACCACGGTGCCATCGCGCTTTACCGGAAGCTCGGCTTTGAAATCTGGAGCCGGGTGAATGTCGCGGTGGTCCGGCGCAGGGCTTGA
- a CDS encoding GNAT family N-acetyltransferase → MTGSVHLRPASLLDLEALYAICLRTGDAGKDASGLYSDPRLMGHIYAAPYVALDGLICLVAEDAGGVAGYVAGAADTRDFERRLEAEWWPALRKSYAEPEGDRSAWTADEFRIWTIFHPTPIPDEIARRYPAHIHMNLLPRAQGKGIGSKLLDAWIEAAKALGVQAVHAGVSAVNQPGLTFWKSRGFRPVSVDRSAGSRGTVWCGRDL, encoded by the coding sequence GTGACGGGTTCGGTCCACCTGCGTCCGGCGTCGCTTCTGGACCTCGAGGCACTCTATGCCATCTGCCTGCGGACCGGCGATGCCGGCAAGGACGCATCGGGGCTCTATTCCGATCCCAGACTGATGGGACACATCTATGCCGCCCCTTATGTTGCCCTCGACGGACTGATCTGCCTTGTCGCGGAGGACGCCGGGGGTGTTGCAGGATATGTGGCGGGCGCCGCGGATACCCGGGACTTTGAAAGGCGTCTGGAAGCGGAATGGTGGCCGGCCTTGCGCAAGTCATATGCCGAGCCCGAAGGTGACAGGTCTGCCTGGACGGCGGACGAGTTCCGCATCTGGACGATCTTTCACCCCACACCGATTCCGGATGAAATCGCCCGGCGTTATCCGGCCCACATCCACATGAACCTCTTGCCGCGTGCGCAGGGAAAGGGCATCGGCTCAAAGCTTCTGGACGCCTGGATCGAAGCTGCAAAAGCGCTAGGCGTGCAGGCGGTTCATGCAGGTGTCAGTGCTGTGAACCAGCCAGGGCTGACGTTCTGGAAATCCCGGGGCTTCCGGCCCGTGTCGGTCGACCGGTCAGCGGGCTCCCGGGGAACCGTCTGGTGTGGCCGGGATCTCTGA
- a CDS encoding NAD(P)/FAD-dependent oxidoreductase: protein MLQSHTDNRRTIGSYWEASVPEPRLDRQLIGNALFDVAVVGAGYAGLSAALKLAQAGVSVCVLEVEHVGYGASGRNGGFCCLGGTKLNERQLIRAFGLEEARKFVAFQVAGVNLVAHRLDSWGVDADRHSKGEVFLAHRPKDTAGLQSEGAFLKETFGIKTRYLSKDDLDAEGHGGPGFHGGLHVPYGFALNPMAYVQALAEQVRTAGGKIFGKSPVTALSQDGDRWRLETGYGLVRAKKVVLAGNGYAREDVPKWLHGRTLPVMSSIQVTRPLSEDELSAQGWTSDTMSADTRILLHYFRLLPDRRFLFGTRGGIFENEPSLAAMRKRARSDFENMFPAWAHVEAEFSWYGHVCLARRLTPFVGEVPGMAGVYAAMGWHGSGIAMASISGEKIAGLITGKLRREDLPAPLQRPFARFPLPGLRKLYLQGAYWWYGIKDR, encoded by the coding sequence ATGCTGCAAAGCCACACGGATAACCGCCGCACCATCGGCAGCTATTGGGAAGCCAGTGTGCCCGAGCCCAGGCTCGACCGGCAGCTCATCGGCAACGCGCTGTTCGACGTTGCCGTGGTCGGCGCCGGATATGCGGGCCTCAGCGCGGCGCTGAAGCTTGCGCAGGCGGGTGTTTCCGTCTGTGTTCTGGAGGTCGAACATGTCGGCTATGGGGCTTCCGGCCGCAATGGCGGTTTCTGCTGTCTGGGAGGCACGAAGCTCAACGAGCGTCAGCTGATCAGGGCATTCGGACTGGAAGAAGCCCGCAAATTCGTTGCCTTTCAGGTCGCCGGCGTCAATCTGGTCGCCCACCGGCTCGATAGCTGGGGCGTCGATGCCGACCGCCATTCAAAGGGCGAGGTCTTCCTGGCGCATCGGCCGAAAGACACCGCAGGTCTCCAATCCGAGGGAGCCTTTCTCAAAGAGACGTTCGGCATCAAGACCAGATACCTGTCAAAGGATGACCTGGACGCGGAAGGCCATGGCGGGCCCGGCTTTCACGGCGGCCTGCATGTGCCCTACGGCTTTGCGCTGAACCCGATGGCCTACGTCCAGGCCCTTGCGGAGCAGGTGCGCACGGCAGGCGGGAAGATCTTCGGCAAGTCACCGGTCACGGCCCTGAGCCAGGACGGCGACCGCTGGCGCCTGGAGACCGGGTACGGCCTCGTTCGCGCCAAGAAGGTCGTGCTGGCGGGAAACGGATATGCCAGGGAAGACGTGCCCAAATGGCTGCACGGCCGCACTCTTCCGGTCATGTCGTCCATTCAGGTTACGCGCCCCTTGAGCGAAGATGAGCTGTCCGCCCAGGGCTGGACGAGCGACACAATGTCGGCGGACACGCGCATCCTCCTGCACTATTTCCGACTGCTGCCCGACAGGCGGTTTCTGTTCGGCACGCGCGGCGGCATTTTCGAAAACGAACCCTCTCTGGCGGCAATGCGCAAGCGCGCGCGGTCCGACTTCGAAAACATGTTTCCCGCCTGGGCGCATGTGGAGGCGGAATTCAGCTGGTACGGGCATGTCTGCCTTGCGCGCAGACTGACGCCTTTTGTCGGCGAGGTGCCGGGCATGGCGGGGGTTTATGCGGCCATGGGCTGGCACGGCAGCGGCATCGCCATGGCCTCGATCTCAGGCGAAAAGATCGCCGGCCTGATCACCGGAAAGCTGCGCCGGGAGGACCTGCCGGCGCCCCTGCAGCGGCCGTTCGCAAGATTTCCCCTGCCGGGCCTGCGCAAGCTTTATCTGCAGGGCGCCTATTGGTGGTACGGGATCAAGGACAGGTGA
- a CDS encoding NAD(P)/FAD-dependent oxidoreductase yields the protein MALDLLTANDTPGMHAPSYYAATANWQTSYPALDGTRSCDVCIVGGGYTGLSAALHLAEDGVNVVLLEANRLGWGASGRNGGQVGSGQRVDQTVLEARHGKAHAKLLWDLGEESKALVKGLIARHEIACDYTPGILHVDHRKSFVEDSRDYVEHLRLVYGYEDIRFIDGDEIGDQVGSPRYFGGSLDLGAGHLHPLNFALGLGRAAEKAGATLFEETRVTGIEGKGQGRITVKTARGNVSADHLVLACNGYLGGLDRQTAAHVMPINNFVVATEPFSEDEAEKLIANNVAVADSKFVINYFRLSADRRLLFGGGENYGYRFPEDIRSFVRGPMLEIFPQLEDAGIDYGWGGTLAITPKRMPYFARLAPNMLTAAGYSGHGIAMATLGGRILAEAIAGTAGRFDALEKLNIPAFPGGDRLRFPLLVLAMTWFSLRDRLGI from the coding sequence ATGGCGCTCGACCTCCTGACGGCAAATGATACGCCCGGCATGCATGCCCCGTCCTACTATGCGGCGACCGCGAACTGGCAGACTTCCTATCCGGCGCTCGACGGCACCCGAAGCTGTGACGTGTGTATCGTCGGCGGCGGCTATACCGGCCTGTCCGCAGCACTCCATCTGGCTGAGGATGGCGTGAATGTCGTTCTGCTGGAAGCCAACAGGCTGGGATGGGGGGCCTCGGGCCGCAATGGCGGCCAGGTCGGGTCGGGTCAGCGCGTGGACCAGACAGTGCTGGAGGCGCGGCACGGCAAGGCCCATGCGAAGTTGCTCTGGGATCTTGGCGAAGAGTCAAAGGCGCTCGTGAAGGGCCTGATCGCGCGTCATGAGATCGCCTGCGACTATACGCCGGGCATCTTGCACGTCGATCACCGCAAGAGTTTCGTGGAAGACAGCCGCGACTATGTCGAACATCTGCGCCTCGTCTACGGCTACGAGGACATCCGCTTCATCGACGGCGACGAGATCGGCGATCAGGTCGGCAGTCCGCGCTATTTCGGCGGTTCCCTTGACCTGGGCGCTGGCCATCTCCACCCGCTCAATTTTGCGCTCGGGCTGGGCAGGGCGGCCGAAAAGGCCGGCGCCACGCTGTTCGAGGAAACCAGGGTCACCGGAATTGAGGGCAAGGGCCAGGGGCGGATCACGGTGAAGACGGCGCGCGGAAACGTCAGCGCGGATCATCTGGTGCTTGCCTGCAACGGCTACCTTGGGGGGCTCGACCGTCAGACGGCCGCGCATGTCATGCCGATCAACAACTTCGTCGTCGCCACGGAGCCGTTCTCCGAAGACGAGGCGGAAAAGCTGATCGCGAACAACGTCGCGGTCGCCGACAGCAAATTCGTGATCAACTATTTCCGCCTGTCGGCCGACCGGCGCCTTCTGTTCGGCGGCGGCGAGAATTACGGCTACCGGTTCCCGGAGGACATCAGGTCCTTTGTGCGCGGGCCGATGCTGGAGATTTTCCCGCAGTTGGAGGATGCCGGCATAGACTACGGCTGGGGGGGCACGCTGGCGATCACGCCGAAACGCATGCCGTATTTCGCAAGGCTCGCTCCCAATATGCTGACAGCGGCCGGTTATTCCGGGCACGGGATCGCCATGGCAACGCTCGGCGGGCGGATTCTCGCAGAAGCGATTGCCGGCACGGCAGGGCGGTTCGATGCGTTGGAAAAGCTGAACATTCCGGCCTTCCCGGGCGGCGACCGCCTCCGGTTTCCGCTTCTCGTGCTGGCGATGACCTGGTTTTCCCTGCGCGACAGGCTTGGAATCTAG
- a CDS encoding fatty acid cis/trans isomerase: MGCRAVLVALAMAVPLLVATAGASAQNASAPSGPPIQDVLNKRCVVCHGCYDAPCQLKLSSPEGWRRGASKARVYDSSRLEDAPTTRLGIDAKTVPEWRRKGFFPVTQGGSSPSVLEQLLRAGRESRFKLGAALPPSVEITTLRKNSCPAPSELDDYLHRHPDGGMPFAMAPLPDEDYRHLLSWAADGASAKAAATELPDEVRGRIREIEAFFNTQDLKAQLVSRYIYEHLFLAHLHLEGDGPHRFFRLVRSRSGPDDEPDEIATRRPFDDPGEDFSYRLALIEDTILHKEHIVYEIGPKRLDRYRDLFLTSAWGLDALPAYSIAAGGNPLSTFSALPPRSRYQFLLDDALYFVRSFIRGPVCYGQVAVNVIEDRFWVSFLAPDADLSVNDPSFLEEAIPILELPVARSAGKLTDRFKSFLLLGPVRYQTFRQERYAQQAAATGGPGYADIWDGDGTRKDARLTVFRNFSSASVVTGYVGSVPETAWVIDYPLFERIYYNLVAGFDVFGNVEHQVTTRLYMDSLRREGERIFLSFLPPGTREPMHASWYRGALVSLIDLWKESALDTKSPTGISYATNQPKTEFLTRLLETGPVLWPVTDPLNRCSKGGCADPNTSAGQLRPLTVAPAPFAKFLPDIAVLLVGEGDEQEIFTIVHDQAHSNVAFIFNEDLRREPVRDRLTIVPGQFSSYPNLVFRVSPEDLTGFVEAIGHIRGQDAFVQVVDRYAIRRTHADFWQVYDRIQAGLNAQDALQAGLLDLNRYDDPKPSDPIERLFEFRFSSE, translated from the coding sequence ATGGGTTGCCGCGCTGTGCTTGTCGCCCTGGCGATGGCGGTGCCGCTTCTTGTCGCGACGGCCGGCGCATCCGCTCAAAACGCATCCGCCCCGTCCGGTCCGCCGATCCAGGATGTCCTGAACAAGCGCTGCGTGGTCTGCCATGGCTGCTACGACGCGCCCTGCCAGTTGAAACTGTCGTCGCCGGAGGGGTGGCGGCGCGGAGCGAGCAAGGCCCGCGTCTACGATTCCTCAAGACTGGAAGATGCTCCGACGACCCGGCTCGGCATTGACGCCAAGACCGTTCCGGAGTGGCGGCGGAAGGGGTTCTTCCCCGTTACCCAAGGCGGCTCCTCGCCGTCCGTTCTCGAACAACTGCTGAGGGCCGGACGCGAGAGCCGTTTCAAGCTGGGCGCAGCGCTGCCGCCCTCCGTCGAGATCACGACACTGCGCAAGAACAGTTGTCCAGCGCCGTCCGAACTTGACGACTATCTCCACCGTCATCCCGATGGCGGCATGCCCTTCGCGATGGCCCCGCTTCCGGACGAAGACTACCGGCACCTCCTCTCCTGGGCTGCCGATGGCGCCTCCGCCAAGGCCGCAGCCACGGAACTGCCCGATGAGGTCCGCGGCCGGATCCGCGAGATCGAAGCATTCTTCAACACACAAGACCTCAAGGCGCAACTCGTTTCGCGCTATATTTACGAGCACCTGTTCCTGGCGCACCTGCATCTGGAAGGTGACGGGCCGCACCGGTTTTTCCGGCTTGTCCGCTCCCGGTCCGGGCCCGATGACGAGCCTGACGAGATTGCGACCCGGCGGCCGTTTGACGATCCGGGCGAGGACTTCTCCTACCGGCTGGCCCTGATTGAGGACACCATCCTCCACAAGGAGCATATCGTTTACGAGATCGGGCCGAAGAGGCTGGACCGCTACCGGGATCTCTTCCTGACGAGCGCGTGGGGCCTCGACGCACTTCCCGCCTACTCCATCGCCGCCGGCGGCAATCCGCTGTCCACCTTCAGCGCCCTGCCGCCACGCAGCCGCTACCAGTTCCTGCTGGACGATGCGCTCTATTTCGTGCGCTCGTTCATTCGCGGCCCTGTCTGTTACGGCCAGGTGGCGGTGAATGTCATTGAGGACCGGTTCTGGGTGTCGTTTCTTGCTCCCGATGCCGATCTTTCCGTCAACGACCCGAGCTTTCTTGAAGAGGCGATCCCAATTCTTGAACTGCCGGTGGCCCGATCCGCCGGCAAGCTCACCGACCGCTTCAAGAGCTTTCTGCTGCTCGGCCCGGTCAGATACCAGACCTTCCGCCAGGAGCGCTACGCGCAGCAGGCCGCGGCGACCGGCGGTCCCGGATATGCCGATATCTGGGATGGCGACGGCACGCGGAAGGATGCAAGGCTGACCGTCTTCCGCAATTTCTCGTCCGCATCCGTCGTCACCGGCTATGTCGGCTCCGTTCCGGAAACCGCCTGGGTGATCGACTATCCGCTGTTCGAACGCATCTACTACAACCTGGTCGCAGGCTTCGATGTCTTCGGCAATGTCGAGCATCAGGTGACGACTCGGCTCTACATGGACAGCCTGCGCCGGGAGGGCGAGCGGATTTTCCTGTCCTTCCTGCCGCCCGGGACGCGCGAGCCGATGCATGCAAGCTGGTACCGCGGGGCGCTCGTCAGTCTGATCGATCTATGGAAGGAAAGCGCGCTCGACACCAAGTCGCCGACCGGGATTTCCTATGCCACGAACCAGCCGAAAACCGAATTCCTGACACGGCTGCTTGAAACCGGACCGGTGCTCTGGCCCGTCACCGATCCACTCAACCGCTGTTCAAAAGGCGGCTGTGCCGACCCGAACACGAGCGCCGGACAGCTCCGTCCCCTGACGGTCGCCCCTGCGCCCTTTGCCAAGTTTCTTCCGGACATCGCGGTGCTGCTGGTTGGCGAAGGGGACGAGCAGGAAATCTTCACGATCGTTCACGACCAGGCCCACAGCAACGTGGCGTTCATCTTCAACGAAGACCTGCGCCGCGAGCCGGTGAGAGACCGGCTTACGATCGTTCCGGGTCAGTTCAGCAGCTATCCCAACCTCGTTTTCCGGGTCTCCCCGGAGGACCTCACCGGGTTCGTCGAGGCCATCGGCCATATCCGCGGTCAGGACGCCTTTGTCCAGGTCGTGGACCGCTATGCAATCCGCAGGACCCATGCCGATTTCTGGCAGGTATACGACAGGATACAGGCAGGCCTGAACGCCCAGGATGCGCTGCAGGCGGGTCTGCTGGACCTCAACCGCTATGACGATCCCAAGCCGTCCGACCCGATCGAACGGCTGTTCGAGTTCAGGTTCTCGTCCGAGTAA